From one Malus sylvestris chromosome 1, drMalSylv7.2, whole genome shotgun sequence genomic stretch:
- the LOC126587239 gene encoding uncharacterized protein LOC126587239 yields the protein MRIRKNAKVSPLLFTSHAPAAGDLHPHVCQLNRNPWDVIPLVPESDQWEVEESFYGGSFGDSIGAVESVASMRDATEERRLEMIEEPVAEDVEFEKDSNKAEGEMEVEEGRMGSMCCQRNDGRGWQCKKKAKQGQSFCNHHLSLLRSNYIVKANGNGNSRDNGINHNISSSKAPAAVSGVVQLENGGRRRRKKAKKESASNPYEFYYYSGFGPCRNRKRGCDKEREETKVVGEIATNTSSATTSPPPPPPHESGPRSPLSPIANGEFNYDDEDDDDELDGSGESGRRRMRKPVKERSLKSLM from the exons ATGCGGATCAGGAAGAACGCCAAGGTCTCTCCCCTTCTGTTCACCTCGCATGCTCCAGCTGCTGGGGACCTCCATCCGCACGTGTGCCAGCTCAACCGGAACCCCTGGGATGTTATTCCTTTGGTACCGGAGTCCGACCAG TGGGAGGTCGAAGAGAGCTTTTACGGTGGGAGCTTCGGTGATTCAATCGGAGCTGTCGAGAG CGTGGCGTCAATGAGGGATGCCACGGAGGAAAGACGCTTGGAAATGATAGAAGAGCCCGTGGCGGAGGATGTCGAATTCGAAAAGGATTCGAATAAGGCGGAGGGCGAGATGGAGGTGGAAGAAGGGAGAATGGGCAGCATGTGCTGCCAACGGAACGACGGCCGTGGGTGGCAATGCAAGAAAAAAGCCAAGCAAGGGCAGTCCTTCTGCAACCACCACCTCTCCCTACTTCGATCGAACTACATTGTCAAGGCCAACGGGAATGGAAACAGTAGGGATAATGGAATTAATCACAACATTTCTTCGAGTAAGGCTCCTGCCGCGGTGAGTGGGGTGGTTCAGCTGGAAAATGGGGGCCGCCGCCGCCGGAAGAAGGCGAAGAAGGAATCCGCCTCTAACCCCTACGAGTTCTATTACTATTCGGGGTTTGGCCCGTGTCGGAACCGGAAGAGAGGCTGCGATAAAGAAAGGGAAGAGACCAAGGTCGTGGGTGAAATTGCTACTAATACCAGCTCTGCTACtacttctcctcctcctcctcctcctcatgaGAGCGGTCCTCGCTCACCCTTGTCTCCAATTGCGAATGGGGAATTCAATTATGACGAcgaggatgatgatgatgagctCGACGGCAGCGGCGAGAGCGGGAGGAGGCGGATGAGGAAGCCGGTGAAGGAAAGATCGCTCAAGTCCCTGATGTGA